The following are encoded in a window of Wolbachia endosymbiont (group B) of Hofmannophila pseudospretella genomic DNA:
- a CDS encoding ankyrin repeat domain-containing protein, with the protein MKNTLYFILLVAIFLLSNLFAIEQPEENINQENVSKSDTDAEKTSPLLSELKESTDSTNVVEIPSSEPKESTTQNVINEEVASSNENIQTNLQPEEGTNIKDTKALTSPLSEEKKEEPEEKKISHNNQTNLQPEEEISKKDTEPSTSQLTEKKKEEQPDNITPVNKENEESEKWTKLNKEIKKEWNHKSKSIYKRQYDSLNEHLPKTIFTDDYSKQFFYCIKKGNLICLRGVINKLEKIGLTIQEILRFRNKLGDTPLIYAVKQGQIDTVRFLLLQGADPRVVDNNFKSPIDIAIEKKQIDIINAIAEMMPYLLEDKEINNEEDSEMYNFAIKTKESTCDAKDN; encoded by the coding sequence ATGAAGAATACCTTATATTTCATACTATTAGTTGCTATATTTTTATTATCTAACCTGTTTGCTATAGAGCAACCTGAAGAAAATATAAATCAAGAAAACGTATCGAAAAGCGATACTGATGCTGAAAAAACTTCTCCGCTTCTGAGCGAACTAAAAGAAAGCACAGACTCAACAAATGTAGTCGAAATACCTTCCAGCGAGCCAAAAGAAAGCACAACCCAAAATGTAATCAATGAAGAAGTAGCTTCAAGTAATGAAAATATACAAACAAACCTACAGCCTGAAGAGGGGACTAATATAAAAGATACCAAAGCTCTAACAAGTCCTTTATCAGAAGAAAAAAAAGAAGAACCTGAAGAGAAGAAAATCAGTCACAATAATCAAACAAACCTACAGCCTGAAGAGGAGATTAGCAAAAAAGACACCGAACCTTCAACAAGCCAATTAACAGAGAAAAAGAAAGAAGAACAGCCTGACAATATAACACCTGTGAACAAAGAAAATGAAGAAAGCGAAAAATGGACAAAGCTAAACAAAGAAATAAAAAAAGAATGGAACCATAAAAGCAAGTCTATATATAAAAGACAATATGATAGCCTAAATGAGCACCTTCCTAAAACTATATTTACTGATGATTACAGTAAGCAATTTTTTTACTGCATCAAGAAGGGCAACTTAATTTGTCTAAGAGGAGTAATAAATAAGCTAGAAAAAATTGGATTAACAATTCAAGAAATACTAAGATTTAGAAATAAATTGGGTGATACTCCTCTAATTTATGCAGTGAAACAAGGTCAAATAGACACAGTTCGCTTTCTCTTATTACAAGGTGCTGATCCTAGAGTAGTTGATAATAATTTTAAGTCCCCTATTGACATAGCAATTGAGAAAAAGCAGATCGATATAATAAATGCAATTGCTGAAATGATGCCATACCTTTTAGAGGATAAAGAAATAAACAATGAAGAAGACTCAGAGATGTATAACTTTGCTATAAAAACAAAAGAAAGTACCTGCGATGCAAAAGATAATTAG